One part of the Anaeromyxobacter sp. Fw109-5 genome encodes these proteins:
- a CDS encoding pectin acetylesterase-family hydrolase has protein sequence MRRLLATLAVLSLAACAQNTTPIEEKGYTGKPPLGVAISEAELPLESWAWIPFDDATCADGSTTGLAVNRGSGPDLLVFFDGGGACWDYLTCVAGTAVDDRYGPAEWEVELRDYVPSSLTERAHLPPTLAGATIVFVPYCTGDVHGGSNVKRYGNDFVSETWNHVGHANVLAFLARLAPTFPSPRKLVVAGSSAGGFGALVSYEAFRWYWPEAQGYLVDDSGPALVRNDVPADLRDAFYRSWGLNQALDPVCLDCRTDLSAAYRELAELHPQDRIAFLSHAQDPVMSAFLLSTPGGFADDLRQLEAAVFAPTSNARVFYDADGGQLDAHMLLTPATPSGSASYVASHEEGGRTLADWLELMVADDPGWTTVMAP, from the coding sequence ATGCGCCGCCTGCTCGCCACGCTCGCCGTCCTCTCGCTCGCCGCCTGCGCGCAGAACACGACCCCCATCGAGGAGAAGGGCTACACGGGGAAGCCCCCGCTCGGCGTCGCCATCTCGGAGGCGGAGCTGCCGCTCGAGAGCTGGGCGTGGATCCCGTTCGACGACGCGACGTGCGCCGACGGCTCGACCACGGGCCTCGCCGTGAACCGCGGCAGCGGACCCGACCTGCTCGTCTTCTTCGACGGGGGCGGCGCCTGCTGGGACTACCTCACCTGCGTGGCCGGCACGGCGGTGGACGATCGCTACGGCCCGGCGGAGTGGGAGGTCGAGCTGCGGGACTACGTCCCGAGCTCCCTCACCGAGCGGGCGCACCTGCCGCCCACGCTGGCAGGCGCCACGATCGTGTTCGTCCCGTACTGCACGGGCGACGTGCACGGCGGCAGCAACGTGAAGAGGTACGGGAACGACTTCGTGTCCGAGACCTGGAACCACGTCGGGCACGCGAACGTGCTCGCCTTCCTCGCGCGGCTCGCCCCGACGTTCCCGTCGCCGCGCAAGCTCGTGGTGGCCGGATCGTCCGCGGGCGGGTTCGGCGCGCTCGTGAGCTACGAGGCGTTCCGCTGGTACTGGCCGGAGGCGCAGGGCTACCTCGTGGACGACTCCGGCCCGGCGCTCGTGAGGAACGACGTCCCCGCCGACCTGCGCGACGCATTCTACCGCTCGTGGGGGCTCAATCAGGCGCTCGACCCCGTCTGCCTCGACTGCCGCACCGACCTGTCGGCCGCGTACCGGGAGCTGGCCGAGCTGCACCCCCAGGACCGGATCGCCTTCCTCTCGCACGCGCAGGATCCGGTGATGTCGGCGTTCCTGCTCTCGACGCCGGGCGGGTTCGCGGACGACCTGCGCCAGCTCGAGGCGGCGGTCTTCGCGCCGACCTCCAACGCGCGGGTGTTCTACGACGCCGACGGCGGCCAGCTCGACGCGCACATGCTGCTCACGCCGGCGACGCCGTCAGGCTCGGCGTCCTACGTGGCCTCGCACGAGGAGGGTGGCCGGACGCTCGCCGACTGGCTCGAGCTGATGGTCGCGGACGATCCCGGCTGGACGACGGTGATGGCCCCCTGA
- a CDS encoding low affinity iron permease family protein, whose translation MNDRFARFALAISEVVGTPRAFLLALALVVVWGLSGPVFHFSDSWQLVINTGTTVVTFLMVFLIQATQNRETRALHLKLDELIRAQRRARNIFADLEHATDEELAQLEAEFRRVHARAEARRQAKEASRPH comes from the coding sequence GTGAACGACCGCTTCGCCCGGTTCGCGCTCGCCATCTCGGAGGTCGTGGGGACGCCCCGCGCGTTCCTGCTCGCGCTCGCGCTCGTCGTGGTGTGGGGGCTGAGCGGCCCGGTCTTCCACTTCAGCGACAGCTGGCAGCTCGTCATCAACACCGGCACCACGGTCGTGACGTTCCTCATGGTGTTCCTGATCCAGGCGACCCAGAACCGCGAGACGCGCGCGCTGCACCTGAAGCTCGACGAGCTCATCCGCGCGCAGCGGCGGGCGAGGAACATCTTCGCCGACCTCGAGCACGCGACCGACGAGGAGCTCGCCCAGCTCGAGGCCGAGTTCCGCAGGGTCCACGCGCGCGCCGAGGCGCGCCGCCAGGCGAAGGAAGCGAGCCGCCCGCACTGA
- the metF gene encoding methylenetetrahydrofolate reductase [NAD(P)H], whose translation MRISDLLRFARERGEPVFSFEFFPPKTDDGVRQLFETVEALRPLAPAYVSVTYGAGGSTRQRTLELVKRLKRDTEVEAMAHLTCVGASREELAAVLDELAEAGIQNVLALRGDPPRGETSFSPHPEGFRYASELVAFIRSRPERWRFCLGAAAYPEGHVETRDLAADLANLKLKVEAGADFLVTQLFFDNAQYFRFVERARAAGIALPIIPGIMPFTNVDQTERFTAMCGAAIPPRLRAAMEVRREDPDSARDLGVAYATLQCAELLRGGAPGIHFYTLNRSTSTRAIVAALRASEPWRG comes from the coding sequence GTGCGCATCAGCGACCTCCTCCGCTTCGCCCGCGAGCGCGGCGAACCCGTCTTCTCCTTCGAGTTCTTTCCCCCGAAGACGGACGACGGGGTGCGCCAGCTCTTCGAGACCGTCGAGGCGCTCCGGCCGCTCGCGCCGGCGTACGTATCCGTCACCTACGGCGCGGGGGGCTCCACGCGGCAGCGGACCCTCGAGCTCGTCAAGCGCCTGAAGCGGGACACTGAGGTCGAGGCGATGGCGCACCTGACCTGCGTCGGCGCCTCGCGCGAGGAGCTGGCGGCGGTGCTCGACGAGCTCGCCGAGGCCGGGATCCAGAACGTGCTCGCGCTCCGGGGCGACCCGCCGCGCGGAGAGACCAGCTTCTCGCCGCACCCTGAGGGCTTCCGGTACGCGAGCGAGCTCGTGGCCTTCATCCGCTCGCGCCCGGAGCGCTGGCGGTTCTGCCTCGGCGCCGCCGCGTACCCGGAGGGCCACGTCGAGACGCGGGACCTCGCGGCCGACCTCGCGAACCTCAAGCTCAAGGTGGAGGCGGGCGCGGACTTCCTGGTCACGCAGCTCTTCTTCGACAACGCGCAGTACTTCCGCTTCGTCGAGCGGGCGCGGGCGGCCGGCATCGCCTTGCCGATCATCCCGGGCATCATGCCGTTCACGAACGTCGACCAGACGGAGCGCTTCACGGCCATGTGCGGCGCGGCGATCCCGCCGCGGCTGCGGGCCGCGATGGAGGTCCGCCGCGAGGATCCGGACTCCGCGCGCGACCTCGGCGTGGCGTACGCGACGCTGCAGTGCGCCGAGCTCCTGCGCGGCGGGGCGCCGGGGATCCACTTCTACACGCTGAACCGCTCGACCTCGACGCGCGCCATCGTCGCCGCGCTCCGGGCGAGCGAGCCGTGGAGGGGCTGA
- the greB gene encoding transcription elongation factor GreB: protein MKAVPSAMTKPRYITPEGFRRLASEHERIWSVDRPKIVAEVEAAAALGDRSENAEYVYGKKKLRELDRRLRFLSERMDALTVVDPRPHPHGRAFFGAWVTIEDDEGEARTFRLVGPDEFDVAAGLISVEAPLGRALLGKQEGDTVLFLRPAGEAELTIMAVRWSPPEET, encoded by the coding sequence ATGAAGGCCGTCCCGTCCGCCATGACGAAGCCCCGCTACATCACCCCAGAAGGCTTCCGCCGGCTCGCCTCGGAGCACGAGCGGATCTGGTCCGTGGACCGTCCGAAGATCGTCGCCGAGGTGGAGGCGGCGGCCGCGCTCGGCGACCGCAGCGAGAACGCCGAGTACGTCTACGGCAAGAAGAAGCTCCGCGAGCTCGACCGGCGACTCCGCTTCCTGTCGGAGCGCATGGACGCCCTCACCGTCGTCGACCCGCGGCCTCACCCGCACGGCCGCGCGTTCTTCGGGGCGTGGGTGACCATCGAGGACGACGAGGGCGAGGCGCGCACGTTCCGGCTCGTCGGGCCCGACGAGTTCGACGTCGCGGCGGGCCTCATCAGCGTGGAGGCGCCCCTCGGCCGGGCCCTCCTCGGGAAGCAAGAGGGCGATACGGTCCTCTTCCTCCGGCCCGCGGGCGAGGCGGAGCTGACCATCATGGCCGTCCGCTGGTCACCCCCGGAGGAGACATGA
- a CDS encoding endonuclease/exonuclease/phosphatase family protein translates to MRILSWNVHSLRGTDGRRDPERIARVIADLRPDIAGLQEVGGELAADGPRDVAEALASLTGMRSTFGPTMSFRGHPYGNGILTRHPIEATRTYDLSVRGREPRGCLRADVEVGGVRVHFFSAHLGLHWRERRKQAAQLLSADILRDTALAHPLVLVGDFNSLSNRSAVPRWLRRQLVDCAHAARNEAPTFPSRFPLLRLDRVFVDSAFRVVGCEVVHTPLARRASDHLPLVVDLEPAESARRPPAPRAIEVAGVTTTVAP, encoded by the coding sequence GTGAGGATCCTGAGCTGGAACGTGCACTCGCTGCGCGGGACGGACGGCCGGCGCGATCCCGAGCGCATCGCGCGCGTGATCGCCGACCTCCGTCCGGACATCGCCGGCCTGCAGGAGGTGGGCGGGGAGCTCGCGGCCGACGGGCCACGGGACGTCGCGGAGGCGCTCGCGAGCCTCACCGGGATGCGGAGCACCTTCGGGCCGACGATGAGCTTCCGCGGCCATCCCTACGGGAACGGGATCCTCACGCGCCACCCGATCGAAGCGACGCGGACGTACGACCTCTCCGTGCGCGGGCGCGAGCCCCGCGGCTGCCTGCGCGCGGACGTGGAGGTGGGCGGCGTCCGGGTGCACTTCTTCTCGGCGCACCTGGGACTCCACTGGCGCGAGCGCCGCAAGCAGGCGGCGCAGCTCCTCTCGGCCGACATCCTCCGCGACACGGCCCTCGCGCACCCCCTCGTCCTCGTGGGCGACTTCAACTCGCTCTCGAACCGCTCGGCCGTGCCGCGCTGGCTCCGCCGGCAGCTCGTCGACTGCGCCCACGCGGCTCGCAACGAGGCCCCCACCTTCCCCTCCCGCTTCCCCCTGCTCCGGCTCGACCGCGTCTTCGTCGATTCGGCCTTCCGGGTCGTGGGGTGCGAGGTCGTCCACACCCCGCTCGCCCGGCGCGCCTCCGATCACCTGCCGCTCGTGGTCGATCTCGAGCCAGCGGAGTCGGCGCGGCGCCCGCCCGCGCCCCGGGCGATCGAGGTAGCGGGCGTCACGACGACCGTCGCCCCCTGA
- a CDS encoding YtxH domain-containing protein, translating to MNQNLNWKQMSKYLERDALLRRMGLEERTPTSDVFTGLGLFAVGVLVGAGLGLMFAPKRGDEMRQMVGEAWKSRGRTGQEFQREMGVDTGMPPTTSAGH from the coding sequence ATGAACCAGAACCTGAACTGGAAGCAGATGAGCAAGTACCTCGAGCGCGACGCGCTCCTACGGCGGATGGGGCTCGAGGAGCGGACCCCGACGAGCGACGTCTTCACGGGGCTCGGACTGTTCGCGGTGGGCGTGCTCGTGGGCGCCGGCCTGGGCCTCATGTTCGCACCCAAGCGCGGGGACGAGATGCGGCAGATGGTCGGCGAGGCGTGGAAGAGCCGGGGCCGCACCGGCCAGGAGTTCCAGCGGGAGATGGGGGTCGACACGGGGATGCCGCCGACGACCTCTGCGGGCCACTGA
- the yihA gene encoding ribosome biogenesis GTP-binding protein YihA/YsxC: MPVQVVSSEFVKTATRPPEWPRGQTPELAFVGRSNVGKSSMLNALTRKKGLARVSATPGRTRALQFFDVAYRPTPAARPRHVRFCDLPGYGYAKVSREERDRWAAMIEDYLRDRDVLRAVVLIVDARHAPSDSDVDAAAFLRATGRRVLVAATKMDKLPKTRRGAALRAVEGALALAKGEAVPFSAVEGTGTDALWARIASAATDEGAPAPAGAGA; this comes from the coding sequence GTGCCGGTCCAGGTCGTCTCATCGGAGTTCGTGAAGACCGCGACGCGCCCTCCCGAGTGGCCGCGCGGGCAGACCCCGGAGCTCGCCTTCGTCGGGCGCTCGAACGTCGGGAAGAGCTCGATGCTGAACGCGCTCACCCGCAAGAAGGGGCTCGCGCGCGTCTCGGCGACCCCCGGTCGCACCCGCGCGCTCCAGTTCTTCGACGTCGCGTACCGTCCCACGCCGGCGGCGCGGCCGCGCCACGTGCGCTTCTGCGATCTGCCCGGCTACGGGTACGCCAAGGTCTCGCGCGAGGAGCGCGATCGCTGGGCGGCGATGATCGAGGACTACCTCCGCGACCGCGACGTGCTGCGGGCGGTGGTGCTCATCGTGGACGCCCGGCACGCCCCCTCGGACAGCGACGTGGACGCCGCGGCGTTCCTGCGCGCGACGGGGCGCCGCGTGCTCGTGGCGGCCACGAAGATGGACAAGCTCCCGAAGACGCGGCGTGGGGCCGCCCTCCGCGCGGTCGAGGGGGCGCTCGCGCTCGCCAAGGGCGAGGCGGTGCCCTTCTCTGCGGTCGAGGGGACCGGCACGGACGCCCTGTGGGCGCGCATCGCCTCCGCCGCCACCGACGAGGGGGCGCCCGCGCCGGCCGGGGCCGGCGCGTAG
- a CDS encoding cytochrome c family protein: protein MPAPVRLLLVCALALPAVALAGDRVGPETCKACHPAAYARWSAGPHARARESLPLERREDRRCLGCHAPDAADGISGVSCEACHGPGALYAASYVMRDPELSRALGLVEPGARSCGACHTESTPSLERFDPKKKLPLIEHWVEERKGR, encoded by the coding sequence GTGCCCGCCCCCGTCCGTCTCCTCCTCGTGTGCGCCCTCGCGCTGCCCGCCGTCGCCCTCGCGGGCGATCGCGTCGGCCCCGAGACATGCAAGGCCTGCCACCCCGCTGCCTACGCGCGCTGGAGCGCCGGGCCTCACGCACGCGCCCGCGAGAGCCTCCCGCTGGAGCGCCGCGAGGACCGGCGCTGCCTCGGCTGCCACGCGCCCGACGCCGCCGACGGCATCTCGGGCGTGAGCTGCGAGGCCTGCCACGGGCCGGGCGCGCTCTACGCGGCGAGCTACGTGATGCGCGACCCCGAGCTCTCGCGGGCGCTCGGCCTCGTCGAGCCGGGTGCGCGCTCGTGCGGCGCGTGTCACACGGAGTCCACGCCGAGCCTGGAGCGCTTCGACCCGAAGAAGAAGCTCCCGCTCATCGAGCACTGGGTCGAAGAACGGAAGGGGCGCTGA